A single Loxodonta africana isolate mLoxAfr1 chromosome 24, mLoxAfr1.hap2, whole genome shotgun sequence DNA region contains:
- the CD40 gene encoding tumor necrosis factor receptor superfamily member 5 isoform X2 yields MVRLRLQCLVWGCLFTAVHPEPPTPCKQEQYQVNSQCCDLCPPGKKLVNHCTEDTNTECQPCHAGEFLDTLNTERWCHQHKYCDPNLGLRVEREGTLETDATCTCREGLHCTSHTCDSCAPHSSCPPGFGVKHIATGVSDTVCQPCPVGFFSNVSSAFEKCHPWTSCKTKDQAELKAGTNMTDVLCGPWPRTRALVAIPITLGILFAVFFASACINKVVKKPDKKAHPGEGGRKDPEEIIFLDDIPGHNPLAPVQETLHGCQPVTQEDGKESRISVQERQ; encoded by the exons ATGGTTCGCCTGCGTCTGCAGTGTCTCGTTTGGGGCTGCTTGTTCACCGCC GTTCACCCAGAGCCTCCCACTCCATGCAAACAAGAACAGTACCAAGTAAACAGCCAGTGCTGTGATTTGTGCCCTCCAG GGAAGAAACTGGTGAACCACTGCACTGAGGACACCAACACAGAGTGCCAGCCTTGCCATGCAGGCGAATTCCTGGACACCTTGAACACAGAGAGATGGTGTCACCAGCACAAATACTGTGACCCCA ACCTAGGGCTCCGGGTCGAGAGGGAGGGCACCTTGGAGACAGACGCCACCTGCACCTGTAGAGAGGGACTGCACTGCACCAGCCACACCTGTGACAGCTGTGCCCCACACAGCTCCTGCCCCCCTGGCTTTGGGGTCAAGCACATCG CTACAGGCGTTTCTGACACCGTCTGCCAACCCTGCCCAGTCGGCTTCTTCTCCAATGTgtcatctgcttttgaaaagtgtCACCCTTGGACAAG CTGcaagaccaaagaccaggcagAACTGAAGGCGGGGACTAACATGACTGATGTTCTCTGTG GTCCCTGGCCTCggacaagagccctggtggcaatcCCCATCACCTTGGGGATCCTGTTTGCTGTCTTCTTTGCATCTGCCTGTATCA ATAAGGTGGTCAAGAAGCCAGACAAGAAG GCTCACCCAGGTGAGGGCGGAAGGAAAGATCCTGAGGAGATCATTTTTCTGGATGACATTCCCGGCCATAACCCTCTGGCTCCAGTGCAGGAGACCCTACACGGGTGCCAGCCGGTCACCCAGGAGGATGGCAAAGAGAGTCGCATCTCGGTGCAGGAGAGACAGTGA
- the CD40 gene encoding tumor necrosis factor receptor superfamily member 5 isoform X1: MVRLRLQCLVWGCLFTAVHPEPPTPCKQEQYQVNSQCCDLCPPGKKLVNHCTEDTNTECQPCHAGEFLDTLNTERWCHQHKYCDPNLGLRVEREGTLETDATCTCREGLHCTSHTCDSCAPHSSCPPGFGVKHIATGVSDTVCQPCPVGFFSNVSSAFEKCHPWTSCKTKDQAELKAGTNMTDVLCGPWPRTRALVAIPITLGILFAVFFASACISESSDKVVKKPDKKAHPGEGGRKDPEEIIFLDDIPGHNPLAPVQETLHGCQPVTQEDGKESRISVQERQ, from the exons ATGGTTCGCCTGCGTCTGCAGTGTCTCGTTTGGGGCTGCTTGTTCACCGCC GTTCACCCAGAGCCTCCCACTCCATGCAAACAAGAACAGTACCAAGTAAACAGCCAGTGCTGTGATTTGTGCCCTCCAG GGAAGAAACTGGTGAACCACTGCACTGAGGACACCAACACAGAGTGCCAGCCTTGCCATGCAGGCGAATTCCTGGACACCTTGAACACAGAGAGATGGTGTCACCAGCACAAATACTGTGACCCCA ACCTAGGGCTCCGGGTCGAGAGGGAGGGCACCTTGGAGACAGACGCCACCTGCACCTGTAGAGAGGGACTGCACTGCACCAGCCACACCTGTGACAGCTGTGCCCCACACAGCTCCTGCCCCCCTGGCTTTGGGGTCAAGCACATCG CTACAGGCGTTTCTGACACCGTCTGCCAACCCTGCCCAGTCGGCTTCTTCTCCAATGTgtcatctgcttttgaaaagtgtCACCCTTGGACAAG CTGcaagaccaaagaccaggcagAACTGAAGGCGGGGACTAACATGACTGATGTTCTCTGTG GTCCCTGGCCTCggacaagagccctggtggcaatcCCCATCACCTTGGGGATCCTGTTTGCTGTCTTCTTTGCATCTGCCTGTATCAGTGAGTCCTCAG ATAAGGTGGTCAAGAAGCCAGACAAGAAG GCTCACCCAGGTGAGGGCGGAAGGAAAGATCCTGAGGAGATCATTTTTCTGGATGACATTCCCGGCCATAACCCTCTGGCTCCAGTGCAGGAGACCCTACACGGGTGCCAGCCGGTCACCCAGGAGGATGGCAAAGAGAGTCGCATCTCGGTGCAGGAGAGACAGTGA